A region of Nitrosomonas stercoris DNA encodes the following proteins:
- a CDS encoding flagellum-specific ATP synthase translates to MTVSELTHTQLWRDYVQNCQQLIEPTNPLLVSGTLTRVAGLVMEAVGLKLAVGTSCIVFLPNGTSVTAEVVGFSGERLFLMPSGDIYGLTPGAKVVPAEYSGTAPRVGATQHPRRRAADRAKHISVGPELLGRVLNGAGEPLDRLGALQCTHNVPLYSRPFNPLERAPIEKILDVGVRAINTLLSVGRGQRMGLFAGSGVGKSVLLGMMARYTSADVIVVALIGERGREVQEFIESILGDEGLARSVVVAAPADTSPLMRLHGAAYATAIAEYFRDEGKHVLLIMDSLTRFAMAQREISLAIGEPPATKGYPPSVFARLPQLVERAGNGRRGSGSITAFYTVLTENDDPNDPIADNARAILDGHIVLSRRLADAGHYPAIDIESSISRVMASLVTREQLNQAQRFKTLYSRYQRSHDLISVGAYVGGTDPQLDQAIELYPALESFLQQGMFEQENYAASMDKLAAIHL, encoded by the coding sequence ATGACTGTTTCTGAACTCACGCATACTCAACTCTGGCGCGATTATGTACAGAATTGCCAACAACTGATTGAGCCCACCAATCCGCTACTCGTCAGTGGCACGCTAACCCGTGTAGCGGGTCTGGTGATGGAAGCGGTCGGCCTCAAATTGGCAGTAGGCACCAGCTGCATTGTGTTCTTGCCAAATGGCACCAGCGTGACAGCAGAAGTCGTTGGGTTTTCTGGAGAACGGCTGTTCCTAATGCCTTCTGGCGATATTTACGGATTAACACCTGGTGCCAAGGTAGTACCAGCTGAATATAGCGGCACAGCACCTCGTGTTGGTGCAACACAACACCCACGCCGCCGTGCAGCAGATCGCGCCAAACATATCAGCGTTGGCCCGGAACTGTTGGGACGCGTCCTCAACGGCGCGGGAGAACCATTGGATCGACTCGGAGCATTGCAATGCACGCACAACGTACCACTGTATAGTCGTCCATTTAACCCACTAGAACGCGCGCCCATAGAAAAAATACTGGATGTGGGCGTACGCGCAATCAATACCCTGTTAAGCGTAGGGCGTGGCCAACGCATGGGATTATTTGCTGGCAGTGGTGTCGGTAAAAGTGTCTTGTTGGGCATGATGGCACGCTACACCAGTGCTGATGTAATCGTCGTCGCCCTGATTGGTGAGCGTGGTCGAGAGGTACAAGAATTTATTGAATCCATTTTGGGAGATGAAGGGCTAGCACGTTCAGTGGTAGTAGCCGCTCCAGCCGATACGTCACCTTTGATGCGCTTACATGGCGCTGCTTATGCCACAGCAATTGCCGAGTATTTTCGGGATGAAGGCAAACACGTATTGCTGATCATGGATTCGCTGACTCGCTTTGCTATGGCACAGCGCGAGATTTCACTGGCTATTGGTGAACCGCCTGCTACTAAAGGTTATCCCCCATCCGTTTTTGCTCGCCTGCCGCAGCTGGTAGAACGTGCCGGCAATGGCCGTCGTGGTAGTGGTTCAATTACTGCGTTTTATACGGTATTGACTGAGAATGACGATCCCAACGATCCGATTGCTGACAATGCACGTGCCATTCTCGATGGTCATATTGTGCTCTCGCGGCGATTGGCTGATGCCGGGCATTACCCGGCAATTGACATCGAATCTTCTATCAGCCGTGTCATGGCTAGTCTGGTAACGCGTGAGCAATTGAATCAGGCGCAACGTTTCAAGACACTGTATTCCCGCTACCAACGCAGCCATGATTTGATCAGCGTTGGTGCATATGTCGGTGGTACTGATCCTCAACTGGACCAAGCAATTGAGCTTTACCCTGCACTGGAATCCTTCCTGCAACAAGGCATGTTTGAACAAGAAAATTATGCAGCAAGTATGGATAAGCTGGCGGCTATCCATTTATAA
- a CDS encoding adaptive-response sensory-kinase SasA gives MASKFSVLSMKIEVETDVTAESWANREQLKQAFVVFNQASNQLSEIYHELQQQVTRLTQELARTNQELQHELAAKKTLSQQLSQLLTALPGGVVVLDHQGCITRTNPAATRFLGEILLGAAWQQIKQERLQKTDEAGEWWVIKKEAAQIHVNVRRVFIENSVSDTTGESILLLHDITEAHALREQNRRNQRLAAMGEVAAGLAHQLRTPLSTALLYAGHLADETINIQNRGSFAAKTIERLQYLEHLISNMLQFVRGEPVSVGKVKLSAWLRKLQRVMTSQMQQRQLRFVVEDNSKGASLQVNQDALSNAVINLLDNAMQIAPAGSLVSLVCEATADQVKLVVSDEGPGINPALHEQVFEPFFTTRTEGTGLGLAIVHNLIRSMQGEIWVEATTEVGARFVICLPR, from the coding sequence ATGGCATCAAAGTTCAGCGTACTTTCCATGAAAATAGAGGTTGAAACAGATGTGACTGCAGAATCATGGGCTAATCGTGAACAACTGAAACAAGCCTTTGTAGTGTTTAACCAGGCTTCCAATCAGCTGTCCGAGATTTACCATGAATTGCAGCAACAAGTGACGCGCTTAACACAAGAACTGGCGCGTACCAATCAGGAGTTGCAACATGAATTGGCGGCCAAGAAAACGCTTTCTCAGCAATTGAGTCAGTTATTGACAGCATTGCCAGGTGGCGTGGTGGTGCTGGATCATCAAGGGTGTATTACCCGAACGAATCCAGCCGCAACCCGTTTTTTGGGGGAAATTTTGTTAGGAGCCGCGTGGCAGCAAATCAAGCAGGAGCGTTTACAAAAAACAGATGAGGCTGGGGAATGGTGGGTAATCAAAAAAGAAGCCGCCCAAATTCATGTCAATGTGCGCCGGGTATTTATTGAAAATAGTGTGTCAGACACCACCGGGGAAAGTATTTTGCTGCTGCATGACATTACGGAAGCGCATGCGTTGCGTGAACAGAATCGCCGCAATCAGCGCTTGGCAGCAATGGGTGAAGTGGCAGCTGGCCTGGCACATCAGTTGCGCACACCCTTGTCAACAGCACTCTTGTATGCCGGACATTTGGCTGATGAGACGATTAATATTCAGAATCGTGGCAGTTTTGCCGCTAAAACAATAGAACGATTGCAATATCTCGAACATTTGATCAGCAACATGTTGCAGTTTGTAAGGGGAGAGCCAGTTTCTGTCGGCAAGGTGAAATTGTCTGCTTGGTTGCGCAAGCTGCAACGAGTTATGACGTCGCAAATGCAACAACGTCAACTGCGTTTTGTGGTTGAAGATAACAGTAAGGGAGCGAGCTTGCAGGTCAATCAAGATGCGCTGAGCAATGCCGTGATTAATTTATTGGACAACGCTATGCAGATTGCGCCAGCAGGCAGTTTGGTCTCGCTGGTTTGTGAGGCAACTGCAGATCAGGTTAAGCTGGTTGTGAGTGATGAAGGCCCAGGTATTAATCCAGCGCTGCATGAACAAGTGTTTGAACCGTTTTTTACTACCAGGACTGAGGGTACAGGGCTGGGATTGGCGATTGTACATAATTTGATTCGATCCATGCAGGGCGAAATCTGGGTAGAGGCTACAACAGAAGTAGGAGCACGGTTTGTAATTTGCTTGCCCAGATGA
- a CDS encoding flagellar M-ring protein yields the protein MATVQEEIQEEKKIFSQLEKIKQLPASKKIGLMVAAATVIALITGVWLWSQTPDYRVLYTNVSEQDGGTIIDALQKMNVPYQFSESDGAILIPAKQVHEVRLNLAGQGLPKGNTAGFEILENHKFGSSQFLEQINYQRALEGELARSIQSLSAVQKARVHLAIARPSVFARERQLPSVSVLLNLHPGRVLDAEQVNAIVHLVSSSIPNLPVKNVTVVDQNGNLLSGKKDNMLETGLNPGQLKYVQEIEQNFVQRIESILAPVTGQDNVRAQVTADVDFSRIERAEETYRPNNNPAEAAAVRSRQQSESVTISQPDGGVPGALSNRPPAPAQAPIEESQDNQQKTVQTTPTDTHKESTTNYEVDKTVSHIKQSVGQINRLSAAVVVNYHTQTNQQGKSTSKPLPKKEIAKITALVKQAIGFNEARGDTLTVTNSEFRLKEEALEELPLWKDPETVSLAKDISKQLLIAVIVLFFLQKIFRPFVKNLLPPPPPPVTALVVEQDDENAEEEEAKLEMAKTMTLEQNLGRARLLAMSEPAIVANVVKEWVSSDE from the coding sequence ATGGCGACTGTTCAAGAAGAAATTCAGGAAGAGAAAAAGATTTTTAGCCAACTGGAAAAAATCAAACAGCTACCTGCTTCCAAGAAAATAGGATTAATGGTAGCGGCAGCTACTGTGATCGCGCTCATTACAGGTGTATGGCTATGGAGCCAGACGCCAGATTATCGCGTGCTCTATACCAATGTATCCGAGCAGGATGGTGGAACAATCATTGATGCGCTGCAAAAAATGAATGTTCCTTACCAATTTAGTGAAAGTGATGGCGCTATTCTCATTCCAGCCAAACAAGTGCACGAAGTTCGTCTTAATCTGGCTGGACAAGGGCTACCCAAAGGTAACACTGCGGGATTTGAGATTTTAGAGAACCACAAATTTGGCTCCAGCCAATTTCTGGAACAAATTAATTATCAACGTGCATTGGAAGGAGAACTGGCGCGTTCAATCCAATCTTTGTCTGCAGTGCAAAAAGCACGGGTGCATTTGGCAATTGCCAGGCCCAGTGTATTTGCACGCGAGCGCCAACTACCCAGCGTATCGGTACTATTGAACCTGCATCCTGGTCGAGTACTGGATGCTGAACAAGTCAATGCCATTGTGCATCTGGTATCCAGCAGCATTCCCAACCTGCCAGTCAAAAACGTTACTGTGGTTGATCAAAACGGCAATCTGCTCAGTGGCAAGAAGGATAATATGCTGGAAACCGGGCTGAATCCCGGTCAACTCAAGTATGTACAAGAAATAGAACAAAATTTTGTACAACGAATTGAATCCATTCTGGCACCTGTGACCGGTCAGGATAATGTACGTGCGCAAGTAACTGCGGACGTCGATTTTTCACGGATTGAGCGTGCCGAAGAAACTTACCGGCCTAATAATAATCCGGCGGAAGCAGCCGCTGTTCGCAGCCGGCAACAATCCGAATCTGTCACGATTTCACAACCTGATGGGGGCGTGCCTGGTGCATTATCCAATCGCCCACCTGCGCCGGCTCAGGCACCAATAGAAGAATCTCAGGACAATCAGCAGAAAACTGTGCAAACCACGCCGACTGATACACATAAGGAATCGACCACTAACTATGAAGTGGATAAAACTGTTTCGCATATCAAGCAGTCTGTTGGGCAAATTAATCGGCTATCAGCGGCAGTGGTGGTGAATTACCACACACAAACCAATCAACAAGGCAAATCAACCAGCAAACCCCTGCCCAAAAAGGAAATTGCGAAAATCACAGCACTGGTCAAACAAGCCATTGGTTTCAATGAAGCACGTGGCGACACATTAACTGTCACCAACAGCGAATTCAGATTAAAAGAAGAAGCCCTGGAAGAACTGCCTCTCTGGAAAGATCCTGAGACTGTTTCATTGGCAAAAGACATCAGCAAACAATTACTGATTGCTGTAATCGTCTTGTTCTTCTTGCAAAAAATATTCCGACCCTTTGTAAAAAATCTGTTGCCTCCTCCCCCGCCACCCGTCACAGCATTAGTGGTTGAGCAAGATGATGAAAATGCCGAGGAAGAAGAAGCCAAACTAGAAATGGCCAAAACAATGACTTTGGAACAAAACCTGGGAAGAGCTCGATTATTAGCGATGAGTGAACCAGCCATTGTGGCTAACGTTGTCAAAGAATGGGTATCCAGCGATGAATGA
- a CDS encoding nicotinate-nucleotide pyrophosphorylase: protein MNAAILQSEAISQQVRQALNEDIGTGDLTAALIQSDQHLRAEIIAKDAFVVCGQPWFDESFRQLSPTVTIDWQVEEGQQVSNNQQLCVLTGEARVLLTAERTALNFLQMLSAVATRTQQFVAATKDTNVQIVDTRKTLPGLRLAQKYAVRCGGGTNHRTGLYDGILIKENHIIAAGSIAAALQQATAIAPPGVFVQIEVETQDELAQALAAGARMVLLDNFDLTALRAAVAYNQQLSAAPAVLEASGNVTLATVRAIAETGVDRISIGSLTKDIQAADLSMRFAG, encoded by the coding sequence ATGAATGCAGCCATCTTGCAAAGTGAGGCAATTAGTCAGCAGGTTCGTCAAGCACTAAATGAAGATATTGGAACGGGAGATTTAACTGCTGCCCTGATTCAATCAGATCAGCACCTGCGCGCAGAGATAATCGCCAAAGATGCTTTTGTCGTATGTGGACAGCCCTGGTTTGATGAAAGTTTCCGGCAATTATCGCCAACCGTCACCATTGATTGGCAGGTTGAAGAAGGGCAACAAGTGAGTAACAACCAGCAGTTATGTGTGCTGACAGGGGAAGCACGTGTCTTGCTGACGGCAGAACGTACTGCCTTGAATTTTCTGCAAATGCTCTCTGCAGTTGCCACCCGCACCCAACAATTTGTTGCTGCCACCAAAGATACCAACGTACAGATTGTGGATACCCGTAAAACCTTGCCTGGGCTGCGTCTGGCACAAAAATATGCAGTACGCTGCGGCGGTGGCACTAACCATCGCACCGGGCTGTATGACGGCATCTTGATCAAGGAAAATCACATCATTGCAGCTGGCAGCATTGCAGCCGCGCTGCAACAAGCCACCGCCATTGCGCCGCCGGGCGTATTTGTCCAGATTGAAGTAGAAACACAAGATGAACTCGCGCAAGCCCTCGCTGCCGGGGCACGTATGGTATTGCTGGATAACTTTGATTTGACTGCTTTGCGCGCAGCAGTAGCTTACAACCAGCAATTGTCGGCGGCGCCTGCTGTGCTGGAAGCCTCGGGCAATGTAACACTTGCCACCGTGCGCGCTATTGCTGAAACAGGAGTGGATCGTATCTCAATCGGTAGCCTGACCAAAGACATACAAGCAGCTGATTTATCAATGCGCTTTGCAGGATAA
- a CDS encoding IS5 family transposase ISStma16 — translation MKNTDTADQKGYDAGKKVSGIKRHIAVDTLGLPHAIAVTTAEVTDRNGALQALKRCRSSLGQVQGLLCDGGYTGAPFAESVQEILGKPVTVQIAKRSKLHTFKVMPRRWIVERSFAWLEKCRRLWKNCERKLDTSLQLIHLAFLALLLRRS, via the coding sequence GTGAAGAATACAGACACGGCTGACCAGAAAGGCTATGACGCCGGCAAGAAGGTGTCGGGCATCAAGCGCCATATCGCTGTTGATACCTTGGGGTTGCCGCACGCCATTGCAGTGACGACAGCGGAAGTGACTGACCGTAACGGTGCATTGCAGGCCTTGAAGCGTTGCAGATCGAGTTTGGGACAAGTGCAAGGTTTGCTGTGTGACGGTGGCTATACTGGAGCACCATTTGCCGAAAGTGTGCAAGAAATTCTGGGCAAACCTGTCACCGTGCAGATCGCCAAACGCAGCAAACTGCATACCTTCAAGGTTATGCCCAGGCGCTGGATAGTGGAACGTAGTTTCGCCTGGCTGGAAAAGTGCCGAAGATTATGGAAAAACTGCGAACGTAAACTTGATACCAGCTTGCAGCTCATTCATTTGGCTTTCTTGGCACTATTACTCAGAAGATCGTAA
- a CDS encoding putative TonB-dependent receptor, which translates to MLLSGLSFCVCAQEVTNNSVHKPEETGPALLESITITADSPTEEQPDVIHPAAVLSRDYLQTRDLRNIGETVSQELGISAGDYGSAAGRPIIRGLSGPRVRILENGIGTMDVSTVSPDHAVATEVLFADQIEIYRGASALLYGSGISGGVVNITNQRIPEQMPDEIGGDWYTHYNSVADDLTSAFRLNAGRGNFAWHLERMHRHTENYSIPGFAQITPKLDSKKGTIENSDVRTKDFSSGLSYIGERGFLGGVVSRFTNHYGVPGSEEMARIDQKQTRFDVKGALDHPLPGWKKMKLHWAHNNHTHKESSNDEDETLLINREWEGRFEMVHQPLGGWEGISGLQYQNRNFSSTGEEAFVPDSRVESLGIFLVEKRNIGRWSIEVGGRYEHQWTKRDEDSFKTNHSAFSIAAGATWQFIEGYSLRGNISHAVRTPKLEELYANGAHLATNSFEIGKTTLANEKNSGIDLSLGKQGGNLDWTLNLFANHVSHFIFLHELDLTGDGQPDRVNMMGIPDHDGLLLLNYDQRNANFIGAEFETIAHLLNNNRNKLDLRLWTDYVRGRLSGGRYLPRMTPLRFGGVLDYIQGPWQGRLDVMRVLKQADTAPLETDTAGYTMLNIQLDYQVDWSALNFNLFVRGTNLLNEKARRHTSFLKDQAPLPGRSGLVGIRINF; encoded by the coding sequence ATGTTACTTTCAGGGTTATCATTTTGTGTTTGTGCCCAGGAAGTAACGAATAACTCCGTACACAAACCAGAAGAAACTGGCCCAGCGCTACTTGAATCTATAACCATTACAGCAGATTCTCCTACCGAAGAGCAGCCAGACGTCATTCATCCTGCAGCTGTATTGTCACGTGACTACTTGCAAACACGCGATTTACGTAATATCGGCGAAACAGTTTCTCAAGAGCTAGGAATCTCGGCTGGTGATTATGGATCAGCAGCTGGCCGACCGATTATCCGTGGTTTAAGTGGCCCACGAGTTCGGATACTGGAAAACGGGATTGGCACGATGGATGTTTCTACGGTCAGTCCTGATCATGCTGTGGCGACAGAAGTATTGTTTGCCGATCAGATTGAAATTTACCGAGGAGCTTCGGCACTGCTCTATGGCTCTGGCATTAGTGGTGGAGTAGTAAATATCACTAATCAGCGAATACCTGAGCAAATGCCAGATGAGATAGGTGGAGATTGGTATACCCATTACAATTCTGTTGCTGATGATTTGACCAGTGCATTTCGCTTGAATGCAGGAAGAGGAAATTTTGCCTGGCACCTGGAAAGAATGCATCGACACACTGAAAATTATTCGATACCTGGCTTTGCGCAAATAACTCCCAAATTGGATTCCAAGAAAGGCACAATTGAAAACAGTGATGTTCGAACAAAGGATTTTTCCAGTGGCCTGTCCTATATTGGCGAACGGGGATTTTTGGGGGGTGTAGTCAGTCGCTTTACCAATCACTATGGTGTCCCTGGTAGCGAAGAAATGGCAAGAATTGATCAAAAACAAACTCGTTTCGATGTGAAAGGTGCGCTTGATCACCCTTTACCTGGGTGGAAAAAGATGAAGTTGCACTGGGCGCACAACAATCATACGCATAAAGAGTCAAGCAATGATGAAGATGAAACATTGCTAATAAACCGTGAATGGGAAGGTCGGTTTGAGATGGTGCACCAGCCATTAGGAGGTTGGGAAGGAATATCTGGATTGCAGTATCAGAACCGTAATTTCTCCAGTACTGGTGAAGAAGCTTTTGTTCCGGACTCTCGCGTGGAATCATTGGGAATATTTTTAGTCGAGAAACGAAATATCGGACGCTGGTCGATTGAAGTGGGAGGCCGTTATGAGCACCAATGGACGAAGCGAGATGAAGATAGTTTTAAGACTAACCATAGCGCATTCAGTATTGCAGCAGGGGCTACCTGGCAATTCATCGAAGGCTATTCATTAAGAGGTAATATTTCCCATGCGGTGCGTACACCAAAGCTGGAAGAACTATATGCTAATGGGGCGCATCTGGCCACGAACTCATTTGAAATTGGAAAAACCACACTTGCAAATGAAAAAAACAGCGGGATTGATTTATCTTTAGGTAAACAAGGTGGGAATCTAGACTGGACGCTCAATTTGTTTGCCAATCACGTCAGTCATTTTATATTTTTACATGAGCTGGATCTGACGGGTGATGGTCAGCCAGATCGAGTCAATATGATGGGCATTCCGGATCATGATGGCTTGTTGTTGCTTAATTATGATCAACGTAATGCCAATTTTATCGGAGCTGAATTCGAAACGATTGCCCACTTACTAAATAATAATCGCAATAAGTTGGATTTGCGATTATGGACTGATTACGTGCGCGGACGGTTATCAGGAGGAAGATATTTGCCACGCATGACGCCACTTCGCTTTGGAGGAGTGCTTGACTATATTCAAGGCCCATGGCAGGGTCGATTGGATGTGATGCGCGTTCTTAAGCAAGCGGATACTGCTCCGCTAGAAACAGATACTGCTGGTTACACAATGCTGAATATTCAGCTGGATTACCAGGTTGACTGGAGCGCATTAAATTTTAATTTATTTGTGCGAGGCACTAACTTATTGAACGAGAAAGCAAGGCGTCACACTTCTTTCCTCAAAGATCAAGCGCCTTTACCAGGGCGCTCCGGTCTGGTAGGAATCAGGATAAATTTCTAA
- a CDS encoding flagellar motor switch protein FliG has product MNEEGILKSAILLMSLGEEEASQVFRYLGPKEVQKLSETMVTLNDIRREQIEQVLEEFCVRADNRTSLGQDGHDYLRAVLIKALGEEKAASLLDRISRSDDTSGIESLKWMDAIAAAELIKNEHPQIIATILVHLERDQSSAILAQFTERLRNDVLLRIATLDSVQPIALRELNSVLGKLLSGTDSIKKPRMGGVRTTAEILNFMPTALESNVIENITQYDEDMAQRIMDEMFVFDDLLKVDDQGIQLLLREIQSESLITALKGAKEELRDKIFKNMSQRAAEVLREDLESRGPVRVSEVELEQKKILKTLRQLADDGHIALGGGDDGFI; this is encoded by the coding sequence ATGAATGAAGAAGGAATCTTGAAAAGTGCGATCTTGCTGATGTCACTGGGGGAAGAGGAAGCTTCACAAGTATTTCGCTATCTCGGCCCTAAGGAAGTACAAAAACTGAGTGAAACCATGGTGACACTCAATGATATCAGGCGCGAACAAATCGAGCAAGTACTGGAAGAATTTTGCGTGCGGGCTGATAACAGAACTTCACTAGGGCAGGATGGACACGACTATCTGCGCGCTGTGCTCATCAAAGCATTGGGAGAAGAAAAAGCAGCCAGCTTGCTTGATCGTATCAGCCGTAGTGATGATACCAGCGGCATTGAAAGTCTGAAATGGATGGATGCCATTGCTGCCGCAGAGCTCATCAAGAATGAACATCCGCAGATCATCGCCACCATTCTGGTCCATCTGGAACGTGATCAATCCAGTGCTATCCTGGCTCAATTCACCGAAAGGTTACGCAACGATGTGCTCTTGCGCATTGCAACACTGGACAGTGTGCAACCTATTGCATTGCGTGAATTAAACAGCGTTCTGGGCAAACTGCTTTCAGGCACAGACAGCATTAAGAAACCACGCATGGGCGGCGTACGTACCACCGCCGAGATATTGAACTTTATGCCTACTGCGTTGGAAAGTAATGTGATTGAAAACATCACCCAATATGATGAAGACATGGCACAGCGCATCATGGACGAGATGTTTGTCTTTGATGATCTATTGAAAGTGGATGATCAAGGCATCCAGCTGTTACTACGAGAAATACAATCAGAATCCCTGATTACAGCCCTCAAAGGTGCGAAAGAGGAATTACGCGACAAAATTTTCAAGAATATGTCTCAGCGTGCAGCCGAAGTGCTGCGTGAAGATCTTGAAAGTAGAGGACCAGTACGTGTTTCTGAAGTAGAGCTTGAACAGAAGAAAATTCTCAAGACCCTACGTCAACTTGCCGATGATGGTCATATCGCGCTAGGTGGAGGAGACGATGGATTTATCTAA
- a CDS encoding flagellar FliJ protein, translated as MATSHSLKLLLEYARKQTDDAAIGLGKLNLKQQEAEKTLQLLIDYRTNYQTQFTQSASHGISPVEWRNFKIFVGKLDTAIQAQQALVTTTRQHAAAGSTHYHKQRKRMQSYATLSHRAELTRQKHLQQQEQRLLDEHTSHKFSKRPKNSE; from the coding sequence ATGGCTACTTCCCATTCACTCAAACTGCTACTGGAATACGCACGCAAACAAACCGATGACGCGGCTATTGGATTAGGAAAACTCAATCTCAAGCAGCAAGAAGCCGAGAAAACATTACAGCTGCTGATTGATTACCGCACCAACTACCAAACGCAATTTACGCAATCTGCCAGTCACGGTATTAGCCCGGTCGAATGGCGCAATTTCAAAATATTTGTTGGCAAACTGGATACAGCAATTCAAGCACAGCAAGCGCTTGTCACAACCACGCGCCAGCATGCAGCAGCCGGCAGTACGCACTATCACAAACAGCGGAAAAGAATGCAATCTTATGCCACCTTGTCGCACCGTGCTGAACTCACCCGCCAGAAGCATTTGCAACAACAAGAGCAACGACTCCTGGATGAACACACTTCACATAAATTCAGCAAGCGGCCCAAGAATTCAGAATAA